One Borreliella chilensis DNA window includes the following coding sequences:
- a CDS encoding xylulose kinase, translated as MNALSIDIGTSVLKAALVSSENGVLSYIDISYSDYFDVDFENFDFNIWLFAFKKAISNFQSNKIDCISVSGISPCLIALNSNLMPLEVLHWNSLEIKPDFKGKSVFLPYVLSTVKRGTYTKISYFVSCFEYFIYLLTGKLFTSFPSIEYIPFIWDDVEIEKYGLDKNKFPPFIKMGENIGVVTYKAGVEFGLNNGIRVINAGPDYLSVLVGSGAFQEGIVSNRMGTSEGFNFVSNTYLPGFSLEYPYFLEGFFIVGRIAPFGYLIQLLKDSFYKKSLSFGTLLKEIVKSSVLNNVYFYPSKIKLFNDLFILDPYLFKDLSRGIFGSIKNPLEIGLAILEFVCFAFYNRLLELKSCKKEILNIFVSGSNSDNLPLNQVKANILGKDLKIFDFKHSEIIGGSIQAFYSLGEFGSLNDSFLKLVKIKRVVSPIVEIHEQYLEKYQKYVNNYSLFVNR; from the coding sequence ATGAATGCTCTTAGCATTGATATTGGTACTAGTGTTTTAAAGGCGGCATTAGTTAGTTCTGAAAATGGAGTTTTAAGCTATATTGATATTAGTTATTCAGATTATTTTGATGTCGATTTTGAAAATTTTGATTTCAATATATGGCTTTTTGCTTTTAAAAAAGCTATATCCAATTTTCAGTCTAACAAAATAGATTGCATTTCTGTTAGTGGTATTTCACCATGTTTGATTGCTTTAAATTCAAATTTAATGCCTTTGGAAGTGTTACATTGGAATTCCCTTGAAATCAAACCCGATTTTAAGGGAAAATCTGTATTTTTACCCTATGTTCTTAGTACAGTTAAAAGAGGAACATATACAAAAATAAGTTATTTTGTTTCTTGTTTTGAATATTTTATTTATTTACTTACAGGAAAGCTTTTTACAAGTTTTCCGAGCATAGAATATATTCCTTTTATTTGGGATGATGTGGAAATAGAAAAATATGGGCTTGATAAGAACAAATTCCCTCCCTTTATAAAAATGGGAGAAAATATTGGCGTTGTTACTTATAAAGCAGGAGTTGAGTTTGGACTAAATAACGGAATCAGAGTAATTAATGCGGGACCAGATTATTTGAGTGTTTTGGTGGGAAGTGGTGCTTTTCAAGAGGGAATTGTGTCAAATAGAATGGGCACTAGTGAGGGTTTCAATTTTGTTTCAAACACGTATTTACCCGGATTTTCTTTGGAATATCCTTATTTTTTAGAAGGGTTTTTTATTGTTGGTAGAATTGCTCCTTTTGGATATTTGATTCAGCTATTAAAAGACAGTTTTTATAAAAAAAGTTTGTCTTTTGGGACACTTTTAAAAGAGATTGTGAAAAGTTCTGTTTTAAATAATGTATATTTTTATCCAAGTAAAATTAAACTTTTTAACGATCTGTTTATCTTAGACCCTTATCTTTTTAAAGATTTAAGTAGAGGGATTTTTGGGAGTATTAAAAATCCATTAGAGATTGGTTTGGCAATACTTGAATTTGTATGTTTTGCTTTTTACAACAGATTGTTAGAGTTAAAATCCTGTAAAAAAGAAATTTTGAATATTTTTGTTAGTGGATCTAATTCTGATAATTTGCCTTTAAATCAAGTAAAAGCAAATATTCTTGGTAAAGATTTAAAGATTTTTGATTTTAAGCATTCAGAGATTATTGGAGGATCGATTCAGGCATTCTATTCTTTAGGAGAATTTGGCAGCTTAAATGATTCTTTTTTAAAGTTGGTAAAGATTAAGCGCGTTGTTTCGCCTATTGTTGAAATTCATGAACAATATTTGGAAAAATATCAAAAGTATGTTAATAATTATAGTCTATTTGTTAACAGGTAA
- a CDS encoding sporulation protein produces the protein MKDLNENNDNNKGFFVALTSIASVCIIIFLGIIIFFPNKNLASDIAEKNIVLEETKDQDTLEDVNQNENPLKVSETPNEIIIDLTQDLNKDKKSINKNKTPNASQKPKIIKKSQPTTQKAQTASQKSKIIEKSQPTAQKAQTASQKSKIIEKSQPTAQKDLNTDNMYDPNKEYYIQFVSLSNPINADSYIQKLLKYNIIAKIYSATVDNKDIYRVRSGPYKTKLEAKVDLKKIEGISEFKETYILPVNK, from the coding sequence ATGAAAGATTTGAATGAAAACAATGACAATAACAAAGGATTTTTTGTAGCATTAACCTCAATTGCATCGGTTTGTATCATAATATTTCTTGGGATAATTATTTTCTTCCCAAACAAAAATTTAGCCTCAGATATTGCAGAAAAAAATATTGTTTTAGAAGAAACCAAAGATCAAGACACTTTAGAAGATGTTAACCAAAATGAAAACCCTTTAAAAGTATCTGAAACTCCAAATGAAATAATCATAGATCTAACACAAGATTTAAATAAAGATAAAAAATCAATAAACAAAAATAAAACACCTAATGCTTCTCAAAAACCAAAAATTATTAAAAAATCTCAACCTACCACTCAAAAAGCTCAAACTGCTTCTCAAAAATCAAAAATTATTGAAAAATCTCAACCTACCGCTCAAAAAGCTCAAACTGCTTCTCAAAAATCAAAAATTATTGAAAAATCTCAACCTACCGCTCAAAAAGATTTGAATACTGATAACATGTATGATCCCAATAAGGAGTATTACATACAATTTGTATCACTCTCAAACCCAATCAATGCAGATAGCTACATTCAAAAATTACTCAAATATAACATAATTGCAAAAATATATTCTGCAACAGTAGATAATAAAGACATTTACAGAGTAAGATCTGGACCTTATAAAACCAAATTGGAAGCAAAAGTAGACCTAAAAAAAATAGAAGGGATAAGCGAATTTAAAGAAACTTATATATTACCTGTTAACAAATAG
- a CDS encoding phosphoribosylpyrophosphate synthetase: MNLLKKKSIGIIACPGGRVFASKIIEELERIFINVENDIVDSIYRDSKALKEEIFNFKIEKILSPFLEGLSLSALKSKEPLEIPVKFVKFANGEFKTEILKTIRNKDIFIVQDVANTYEVEINSSEKIIMTVNDHIMNLMTTIDACIQAKANSVSVIIPSYPYSRQDKKHSRECLTASLIGRFLEELGIRHILTLDIHSKAIENVFRRVYFENLNVSYEIFEALKDLIDIKDSNLVIVSPDTGAVSRNKFFASSLKSPLALLYKERDYSRVSNNVSDSNISVTKLLGDVEGKNVFMSDDMLATGGTLIKAMKLLKSMGAKKIICGISLPFFNGDAVKYFDKAYEEGYFYKIIGTNAVCHNDELINKPWYHEANVAHLFADAIFAIYNKVGLQKILDRRDDIQQLITKG, encoded by the coding sequence GTGAATTTACTAAAAAAAAAATCAATAGGAATTATTGCTTGTCCCGGGGGTAGAGTTTTCGCCAGTAAAATAATAGAAGAGCTTGAAAGAATATTTATAAATGTTGAAAATGATATTGTAGACAGTATTTATCGAGATTCTAAAGCTTTAAAGGAAGAAATTTTTAATTTTAAGATTGAAAAAATTTTATCTCCTTTTTTAGAAGGTCTTAGCTTGTCTGCTCTTAAAAGCAAAGAACCTTTAGAAATTCCTGTAAAATTTGTTAAATTTGCAAATGGTGAATTTAAAACTGAAATTTTAAAAACAATTAGGAATAAGGATATTTTTATTGTTCAGGATGTTGCCAATACTTATGAAGTTGAGATAAATAGTAGCGAAAAAATAATTATGACAGTTAACGACCACATAATGAATTTAATGACAACAATAGATGCTTGTATACAGGCTAAAGCCAATTCTGTTAGTGTAATTATTCCGTCTTATCCTTATTCAAGGCAAGATAAAAAACATTCAAGAGAGTGTTTAACAGCAAGTCTTATTGGAAGATTTTTAGAAGAGTTGGGAATTAGGCACATTTTAACCTTAGATATTCATTCAAAAGCTATTGAGAATGTATTTAGGAGAGTTTATTTTGAAAATTTGAATGTTTCTTATGAAATATTTGAAGCTCTTAAGGATTTGATTGATATTAAAGATTCTAATTTAGTTATCGTTTCTCCTGATACGGGGGCTGTAAGTAGGAATAAATTTTTTGCATCAAGCCTTAAAAGCCCTCTTGCTTTGCTTTATAAGGAGAGGGATTATTCAAGAGTTTCAAATAATGTTTCTGATTCAAATATTTCTGTAACTAAACTTTTAGGAGATGTTGAAGGCAAAAATGTTTTTATGAGTGATGATATGTTAGCTACTGGGGGTACTCTGATTAAGGCAATGAAGTTGCTTAAAAGTATGGGAGCTAAAAAGATTATATGTGGGATCAGTTTGCCGTTTTTTAATGGAGATGCTGTTAAATATTTTGACAAAGCTTATGAGGAAGGGTATTTTTATAAAATAATTGGAACAAATGCTGTTTGTCATAATGATGAATTAATAAATAAACCTTGGTATCATGAAGCTAATGTTGCGCATCTTTTTGCAGATGCAATATTTGCAATTTATAATAAAGTTGGTTTACAAAAGATTCTTGACAGAAGGGATGATATTCAACAATTGATTACCAAGGGTTGA